Proteins found in one Mustela lutreola isolate mMusLut2 chromosome 10, mMusLut2.pri, whole genome shotgun sequence genomic segment:
- the TMEM69 gene encoding transmembrane protein 69, with translation MFLLLCVRIPGSTLQHASDSAPLLSCKNALITTAWYLPEQDFTVGPSMLHFIQKFSQASSKMFKYPFPVRLGASRIETFSLKTCHQQNFSPLFPRPWFFSSFSVYMRKTQYYHTSPCSFKKQKQEVLPAKPSSTITYLFDSPKPALYITLGGLIPFITPPLVMVMTKTYIPVLAFTQMAYGASFLAFLGGIRWGFALPEGSTAKPDFLNLANSTAPLVFSWFAFLISERLSEAIVTVIIGLGIALHIELFLLPHYPNWFKALKIVVTLVALFSFIITLLVEDIYPEKGPKRPGQVE, from the exons ATGTTCTTGCTGCTCTGCGTTCGAATTCCCGGTTCGACACTG CAACATGCTTCTGATTCAGCTCCTCTGCTTAGCTGTAAAAATGCGTTAATCACAACTGCCTGGTATCTTCCTGAGCAAGACTTTACGGTGGGACCCAGTATGCTTCATTTTATCCAGAAGTTTTCTCAAGCATCTTCAAAG aTGTTTAAGTACCCTTTTCCAGTCCGACTAGGAGCCAGCAGAATAGAAACATTTTCTCTCAAGACATGTCACCAACAGAACTTTTCCCCTTTGTTTCCAAGGccttggtttttttcttcattttcagtgtATATGAGGAAGACACAATACTATCATACTTCCCCATGCAGCTTTAAGAAGCAGAAGCAAGAAGTACTTCCAGCCAAGCCATCAAGCACCATCACTTACCTATTTGACAGCCCAAAGCCAGCATTATACATAACTCTGGGCGGACTAATCCCCTTTATTACTCCACCACTGGTCATGGTGATGACAAAGACTTATATTCCTGTGTTAGCTTTTACTCAGATGGCTTATGGAGCCAGTTTCCTAGCTTTCTTGGGAGGGATCAGATGGGGTTTTGCTCTACCAGAAGGTAGTACAGCGAAACCAGACTTCCTCAATTTAGCTAATAGTACAGCTCCTCTTGTGTTTTCAtggtttgcttttcttatttctgaaagaCTCAGTGAAGCTATAGTCACAGTAATAATAGGTTTGGGGATAGCATTACACATTGAACTTTTTCTTTTGCCACATTATCCCAATTGGTTCAAAGCCCTTAAGATAGTAGTCACTTTAGTTGccttgttttcatttataatcaCTTTACTAGTTGAAGATATTTATccagagaaaggacccaagagACCTGGTCAAGTAGAATAA